TATTGATGACCTACTCGCATggaagattattttttaaaaacatgcccCTTTTACCTCCCACTctccaacatttatttacattttctccaCCCTAACAATTCATGGCGCATCATCAGGGTAGTTGGGTATTTAAACCCCTGTAACATGGATCAACTAATAAGATGAGAGCGATGTCAAGGGCGGAGCGTTCTCCCAGCATGGGGCCCGTACTGATGCTCCTCTTCACACTTGTGTTCGCGGCTTCAActgtcaacaacaacagcatcaacGGGTCTCAAAATCAGAAGCTGGTCATCGGTTTCCAGGCTCCATGGAATGTGTCCTATCCCTTCAGCGCCATGCGGCTCGGCTCGGCCATACAGATAGCCGTGGAGAAGGTGAATACAAATCCCTCCTTCCTCGGAAACTACAGTCTGGATTTCGTGTACACGGACACAGACTGTAATCCCAAAGCTTCCCTGGGAGGGTTCATCCAGCAGGTGTGGAAAGAAAAGGTTTCCGCACTAATTGGTCCAGCATGTCCTGAGGAAGCAGAGGTAAGATTTGTGTGATGTGTATTAATAACAAAAATGTACAATTCATGCGTAAAGACTTGCTGTTTGTTTGGAGTTCCACAGGTGTCTGTCTTTGGTTCTCTTCAAATCATAAAAAGATTATTTACCAGCCATGgcaaagcattttaaaatgtaagcaGTCAATAATTACACTTGCTTGCATATTGTGATcatttgcaaaacattgaaattccatatttaattacaaatagcacaaagacaacataccAAATGTTGAGAACTGAGAAATTCCATTAATTTAGGAAAATGTCAAagcattttaaatgtgatgcCAGAAACACATtccaaaaaagttgtaaaatgttacaaaaaaggGTTAACTTGCCACAGGTAAGTTTCATGATTTGGTAAAGCGCATTGGATAGAGTCAAAGTCTTCATGCCTATTCAGACTGATGGTAAAAGGCACAATATCTTTAATATGAATGTTgcagaggcgtaatggggggacaaagtgatccccCCCTCTGTGTCTGCTTTGGAGCGAGTAATAGAGGCGTTACAGGGGGGGGGATGGAATGGGTGGTGCCAGTGGGGAAGAACAGCTTTGtgtaaatgtctgtgtgtgtgtgtgtgtgtgtgtgtgtgtgtgtgtgtgtgtgtgtgtgtgtgtgtgtgtgtgtgtgtgtggagctctgGCTCTGCCATGCTTCTGGAACGCCATAACGCAAATCATTTACAAACTGGGACACCATTATTACCCCGTTGCGAGATCAATATGAGGGTCTGAAGGTGTAATGACGGCAGAGCTTAGTAATGGAGCTGTTGCGCAATTGCACAATGAAAAGGGCTTTACTGAAGTAAAGATGGGGAGGGGTTTACCAACCTGTGAAAGACGGTGCTGGAAAAGAGTGCAGGTCTTTAAGaatgattttttaaacataaagatgCAAGACTATCCCAACTTTTCTGAAACATGTTGGTATTGAATTCAAAATGAACAATGACGTTACTCACGATCAGTTTAACTTTTGAAATCTTGTCTTTCAGTCAAATTTGGTTTTCAAGGTTTTGCAAATACCCCGCTCAGTAttagtttacattttacacaacgtccCAACTTTATAGTAAATTGGATTGTTTGTCAGCATATTGATACACCTAGCTAAACCTGAGGATGTTACATTTGAGTTGTGTTTCATCTGATTTTAAATCTCACAAAATGTGCATCCCAAGGTGATTACAGGTAAGATGTTGAGGTTGGTATAATGTAGACCCAAAAGCAGACACGGCAGCTAAATTGAAAGTTCAATGAGGTTTATCGCAGGCGTTGGTTCATGAGGGCTGACTGGTTGAGGCAGACATAAAATGCTTAGAATAGTTTGTTGGTGGAGCAAAATCTGGACAAAAGTTAAAGGGGGAGAGACACAAGGGAACCAGGAATACACAGGGGAAATAGGCTTACAGTCCGAGCAGTGACATAGTGTTGTTTGCATGCATGACTTCAATTAATGTTCTTTAGACATTTTTCTCGTTTGGGGGAAATAAATTGAACTTGCATTCCAGGTCACTGGTCTCATTGCATCCACATGGAACATCCCCATGTTCGGCTTTGTGGGACAATCCTCCAAGATGGACAACAGCAACATCTACGATTCCTACATCAAAATTGTGCCTCCCCTGAAAAGAAGCTCGGAGGTCCTCATCAAGACCCTGGAGTTCTTCGGCTGGAGTCACGTAGCAATGATCGGAGGTGGTTTAGATTCCAACACTTGGGACAAAGTTGACGCGTTGTGGAAAACTGTTGAGACTCCACTGAGAGAAAGGTTACATTTGGTTGCTTCTGTAAAGTTTGATACCAGCAATCGTGAGCTtgtttatctaaatgttaagtACATCTCAACAGTCACCAGAGGTAAGGAAGAACTAACCCTTCTATGCGCCTTAGTACCATATTTTTTCAATGGtgttgctgctgtttctgtACTTGCTAAATGTTTCCTGTCATGCTTCAGTCATTGTGGTGCTAACAAACAGGGATGACTCCATGGCTCTGTTGCTGGAAGCTGAGCAACAGGGCATGATGAACGGAGACTATGTTTTCTTCTTGGTGCAACATTTTGAGGTCAGTGGCCCTGTGGTGagtaaaaaaactttaaaacacattaacagtcACAGACATGGTGGAAACATGgtgttgaaaaacacaaatcactTGGGAGTGGgggcatttttttaaagcaggttgGGAAGACCCAAGAGAGATGAGCTGTGAGTTGTATTTTCAAGAGATGAAATGGTTGCTTTAAGGGAAGTTCCACGCTGGAACTAACAGACAACAGTTGGGTGGAAACACATTCTCGCCATAGACTCTATAAAACATAGACatagtctctgtgatgtcatccattGATTAAGGCAGAGGCATTCAAAGCTGAAGAATGGCGGTCACCTTTTTTTGTAATGCCATACTTACTTTCCATCAGCCTTGTAACAGGCAAAAAGTTGGAATAAAGttgggccttaagcctcctggcaagcAGCCTTACAGATAGGACGCTGTACGGGTTGCGCTCGCCACAGAGTATAGGGCACAGAGCAGAAGGGGAACGCAATAATCAGAAGATTGCTACTTTTTGGAAGCACAGTTTGTTTCGGTCCATTATTCAGTTGAAAGCCCTGATatttcttctgctgctgttaCCCACACCTGGTATGTCCAAACTGttggacatttcttttcaattttgagatttttctctgatttctggGTAGGTCTTTAAACTAGAGCTCAGGAAAGCGGGACACcatttgttgtgatctgatctgcCTCAGATAATGCTGCCCCAGTATGTGATTTCCCTCATTCTGGCGTTCTGCGAGCAACACTGGTGTGAcgtgtaaacaaacacagctgtgttaCACAAACATCccatttatattaaaaaaaaatccatttaacACTGTTGCAATTAAACCATTTCACCCCACCATTGGCCTTGGCACCTTTCATGCCAAACAACGAGGGGTAATAACAACATTACAATCCCACCTTGAATAGGCGGGGGGGTAAAAAGGGGAACTGTTGAAAAGTCCATTGATGCAAGACAGAAGCTGACAAAAGCAGGCTCCTCAATTGTAGCTGGGGACAGTTTAATTTGTCAGCTGGAATGACAACTGTTGCTGGCAGATTTAATCAGCTGTCACCAGGAAGCTTGtaaagctaacgttagctccaTGAGCCTGTTGAAAACATAATTTCCAGCCAACTCGTTTTGTCGTTCCCAGTTTTTAAGGATCTTAGATTTGCCCTAATAGGCTTGATGTTTTACAAGGTCTTGTCCCAGCACCCTCATCCGCTGATCCATGTAGAAGTTGtagaaacaaatacaaaagtaTAGCAGTTAGTTTTGTTATTGGAAGTTAATGGAGGAAAAATATGACAAAGAAGCCTTTGGATAGACAGTCTATAATCAGATGCTTGACTACATATGATAAACTTTTTTCATCCCAATTCATATCATCAAACTATGCATTTCAAATCTTTCATCAAATGTTCCAACTTATTATCCTTCAATACTTCTTTACTGAGTCTTTTCTATGTTTATGTCTTTCCTGAGCAGGATAACTTGTGGAAATATTCCCTGAACAACCGGATTAACCAGGCTGCTATGAGAGCTTTTGACATGGTCTTCATTATTGGCCAGAAATCCTACGAAGGCTACGAGTATTACGACTTCTTTGAGCGGGTTTATGAAAAACTAAAAGGACACCCATTTCGGAGCAATTTGACTTCTAAAAAAGAGGTTAGCACTTGTGATTGCGACAAAGATCCCGTgcataaatgtattattatggTTTGGAATAACTCAACggaatcattttattttgggaTTTCAGGTTAGCCCTTACTCGGCCTACGTGCATGATGCGGTGCTTCTTTATGCGATGGGACTGAAGGAAGTCCTCAAAGATGGCAAAGACCCTTATGATGGACGGCAGCTGCTACagagattaaaaaacagaaacggCATTCGATTTTATGGTCGGTTTCAATAAATGTTTATCATTGGGAAATGTAAGAGAACTTGATCACAAATTAGGTCAATGGGTGAGAATTATCTGGGACGTTTTGGTTTGTATTGCtgtatttattatgtttatCTTTAACAGTCCTTAACTCAATTGAATTATGGATTCATTACACCTTACGCCAGGCTACACATATCTGTTGACAGCTGGATGCAGTAGTGTTTTATCATTGCAGGTGCCTCTGGACTAGTCCACTTTGacgaggagggggagaggaattTGGACTATTCAATTTACGACCTGCAGCATTTAGGAGATTCTACTAAATTTGTACCCATTCTCCATTATAACAGTCACACTAAAACTgtcaggtgagaaacacttAAACACAGTCAGAAAATCTGACTTTAGTTAATATACCTTTCAtaggtaaaacaaacaaatgtcatTTCAGTCCGACGTCCATGTTTACTTCTGTGGTCTGGCCGAAGGGAAGACCTCCGTCTGATAATCCAGAATGTGGTTTCAACAATGAACTCTGTGAATGGATCACTAATggtaaagaaacatttatacCCTTATATAACAACTTTAAACACCAACTATCTCAGTTTCTACATTTTCGTCAGACCTTTTGCACTCATAAATCATTATTCGTATCTTTTTAACCACTCGTCCAAATCAGGCTAACCACTCTCATAATTTTTGGTCTTGTCTGGATACAGATATCTTTCTGCTGGCTCTGCTTGTGACCTTTCCTGTCATTGGCGTGCTGTCAGTTTTTTGCATTGGCGTCCTAATTCTGCAGAAGTTACGACTGCAGACGAGGCTCGATGACTCCTGCTGGTGGTTGATCAACTACAGCGACATCACAATCATCAGGGAGCACTCAGTATGAGCACTAAAACATCTCTTGTCCTATtggtaaaatataaaaagtgcATCTGTATATGAGCCTGGTGTGTGTTTACGCTCTTGTTCAGTGTATATTTTCGTCCTTCAGGGAGGTCATTCTTTATCTGTAGTCACCACAGCAAGTCAAAGTGTAAGCAGCGGCTCCCAGTCCACTTTCTCCAACAGCAGCTTTGGCCTGAGGGATAACACGGGCAAAGAACATGTCTACACCACCATAGGTCTTTTCCAGGTATAAGTTTTGAGTTTGAACTTTGTGACCTTTGCTGAACAGCAACTATTGGTGGCAAAACAAATGAATAGTTAAATAAGTCTTGTAGACTTTGTCCACTGCAATGAAGTGGAATTGAAGTAGAAGCAATTTCATTTGCAAAATGGCTCAATTGTGTCCCCTTCAAATCTTCTTATACAAAGCCAAGAAGTTCATTTCAGCAAGCTGTCCAAAAATGTTTTAGGCATTGGTATCATGTTTTGACCTAAAAGAAAGCCAATGGGTAAAAACCTTAGAAATAACAGAAAGTCTGGCCATGTTGTGGGCCATTCATCAGCAAACCTCAAAGTTGGCCACAgcagaataaaaaatgttaatgacTGTTGCCAAAAAGGTGACTCGTACTATGTCCAGTCCTTCCCAAATGTTACAGGATCATTAACAATCCTGCCCTGCACACGTCTACGTCCATATACTGTCTTTCTCACAGTAGCCAATAGGAATAGGACTTGTCATCTTCCTctttaaaaacaggattttgtagtttaaaatgtcaaatgccTTTTTAGGTAAGTTATGATTATACCTTCAAGAATGATATTTGAAGGAAATGAATAAACAGATTTGAAGTCTACCATACAACTTTGCAGGGGGAATGGTAGCCATGTTACCCTGCCTTTCACTAACatcctttattttcttcttataGGGAAATCATGTGGCCATCAAGTACATCAAGAACCCCGTTACCATTGATGTTCACAAACCCTCAATTATCCAAGAGTTTAATTTGGTaaagttcctcttttttttctttacaaaatcAACTTTTACATGTACTTTCTCATTCCTCATTTTGATGAATGTGTTTGTAATAAATCTAAAGACTTTCACATGCATCCTATTTTTACTTATTAAGACATGTAAGTGAAAAATTAAAGTAGTTTAAAGTCTGTTATCTTAAAGTCTAAATGTTGGTCTAGTCAGTAAGTTTGTGTGCCTAACCATCTTAAACTTTTAAGACAGATGAAA
The genomic region above belongs to Labrus bergylta chromosome 21, fLabBer1.1, whole genome shotgun sequence and contains:
- the gucy2g gene encoding guanylate cyclase 2G isoform X1, with amino-acid sequence MRAMSRAERSPSMGPVLMLLFTLVFAASTVNNNSINGSQNQKLVIGFQAPWNVSYPFSAMRLGSAIQIAVEKVNTNPSFLGNYSLDFVYTDTDCNPKASLGGFIQQVWKEKVSALIGPACPEEAEVTGLIASTWNIPMFGFVGQSSKMDNSNIYDSYIKIVPPLKRSSEVLIKTLEFFGWSHVAMIGGGLDSNTWDKVDALWKTVETPLRERLHLVASVKFDTSNRELVYLNVKYISTVTRVIVVLTNRDDSMALLLEAEQQGMMNGDYVFFLVQHFEVSGPVDNLWKYSLNNRINQAAMRAFDMVFIIGQKSYEGYEYYDFFERVYEKLKGHPFRSNLTSKKEVSPYSAYVHDAVLLYAMGLKEVLKDGKDPYDGRQLLQRLKNRNGIRFYGASGLVHFDEEGERNLDYSIYDLQHLGDSTKFVPILHYNSHTKTVSPTSMFTSVVWPKGRPPSDNPECGFNNELCEWITNDIFLLALLVTFPVIGVLSVFCIGVLILQKLRLQTRLDDSCWWLINYSDITIIREHSGGHSLSVVTTASQSVSSGSQSTFSNSSFGLRDNTGKEHVYTTIGLFQGNHVAIKYIKNPVTIDVHKPSIIQEFNLMKEMKHENLVQFFGACIEPPNVCLVTQYCRKGSLKDLMTASDVGLDGMFKLSFAYDIVNGMEFIHKSNLKFHGNLKLSTCLVDSRLQIKLSGFGLWEFKHGNRPIMPLENPKYQEMYWTAPELLRKGGLPNNGTPKGDIYSFAMIMWGLMYNKLFPYEDNNLEPEEIIMKLRSPFQGEPLRPLLSDQLCDENINSMLRACWNENADHRPPFTSIRRQLRGISPESHANILDNMVDKLEKYANHLEEVVEERTNQLTAEKSRADKLLSSMLPRYIADLLMAGKSVEPQSYEMVTIFFSDIVGFTSMCSISSAMEVVTFLNDLYSLFDDIIKMYDVYKVETIGDAYMVASGLPISNGNQHAFEISTMALHFLKAIKVFKIHHMPSESLAIRIGIHSGPVVAGVVGTTMPRYCLFGDTVNTASRMESNSLPLKIHISQSTADILVQEGSFELEERGEIEMKGKGSRKTYWLTNKQGFNPPLPIPNSPATSLKLLTQKLVMTRATEKMFKRNVTKIPMTDSMMTTVHI
- the gucy2g gene encoding guanylate cyclase 2G isoform X2, with protein sequence MRAMSRAERSPSMGPVLMLLFTLVFAASTVNNNSINGSQNQKLVIGFQAPWNVSYPFSAMRLGSAIQIAVEKVNTNPSFLGNYSLDFVYTDTDCNPKASLGGFIQQVWKEKVSALIGPACPEEAEVTGLIASTWNIPMFGFVGQSSKMDNSNIYDSYIKIVPPLKRSSEVLIKTLEFFGWSHVAMIGGGLDSNTWDKVDALWKTVETPLRERLHLVASVKFDTSNRELVYLNVKYISTVTRVIVVLTNRDDSMALLLEAEQQGMMNGDYVFFLVQHFEDNLWKYSLNNRINQAAMRAFDMVFIIGQKSYEGYEYYDFFERVYEKLKGHPFRSNLTSKKEVSPYSAYVHDAVLLYAMGLKEVLKDGKDPYDGRQLLQRLKNRNGIRFYGASGLVHFDEEGERNLDYSIYDLQHLGDSTKFVPILHYNSHTKTVSPTSMFTSVVWPKGRPPSDNPECGFNNELCEWITNDIFLLALLVTFPVIGVLSVFCIGVLILQKLRLQTRLDDSCWWLINYSDITIIREHSGGHSLSVVTTASQSVSSGSQSTFSNSSFGLRDNTGKEHVYTTIGLFQGNHVAIKYIKNPVTIDVHKPSIIQEFNLMKEMKHENLVQFFGACIEPPNVCLVTQYCRKGSLKDLMTASDVGLDGMFKLSFAYDIVNGMEFIHKSNLKFHGNLKLSTCLVDSRLQIKLSGFGLWEFKHGNRPIMPLENPKYQEMYWTAPELLRKGGLPNNGTPKGDIYSFAMIMWGLMYNKLFPYEDNNLEPEEIIMKLRSPFQGEPLRPLLSDQLCDENINSMLRACWNENADHRPPFTSIRRQLRGISPESHANILDNMVDKLEKYANHLEEVVEERTNQLTAEKSRADKLLSSMLPRYIADLLMAGKSVEPQSYEMVTIFFSDIVGFTSMCSISSAMEVVTFLNDLYSLFDDIIKMYDVYKVETIGDAYMVASGLPISNGNQHAFEISTMALHFLKAIKVFKIHHMPSESLAIRIGIHSGPVVAGVVGTTMPRYCLFGDTVNTASRMESNSLPLKIHISQSTADILVQEGSFELEERGEIEMKGKGSRKTYWLTNKQGFNPPLPIPNSPATSLKLLTQKLVMTRATEKMFKRNVTKIPMTDSMMTTVHI